The proteins below come from a single Benincasa hispida cultivar B227 chromosome 4, ASM972705v1, whole genome shotgun sequence genomic window:
- the LOC120076119 gene encoding uncharacterized protein LOC120076119, giving the protein MKGVLRFRRKGKLSPSFVGPFEILERIGLVAYWFPLPLSVSAVHNIFHVSMPRKYVTDSSHVVDFDPLHLNENLSYRKKPIQILAREVKILHNREVALVKVLWPEEATWEREDDMRTQYLELISSVLI; this is encoded by the coding sequence ATGAAAGGTGTCCTGAGGTTTAGAAGGAAGGGGAAGCTAAGTCCAAGTTTTGTAGGGCCATTTGAGATTTTGGAGCGAATTGGCCTTGTGGCTTATTGGTTTCCTTTGCCACTATCCGTCTCTGCAGTTCACAATATTTTTCATGTCTCTATGCCGAGGAAGTATGTGACAGATTCATCTCATGTGGTAGATTTCGACCCTTTGCATCTAAATGAAAACCTAAGTTATAGAAAGAAGCCTATCCAAATTCTAGCTCGAGAAGTGAAGATTCTGCATAATCGTGAGGTAGCATTGGTAAAAGTTTTATGGCCTGAGGAAGCAACTTGGGAGCGGGAGGACGATATGAGAACACAGTACCTAGAGCTGATTAGTTCggttttaatttag
- the LOC120076781 gene encoding blue copper protein-like, with protein sequence MAYSFKAAFFVLAAIAISMAIPSFAAVYTVGDTAGWSTGVDYNSWTSGKTFVVGDILMFNYGGGHTVDEVSGSDYNSCTAGNSISSDSSGATAITLKKPGTHYFICGALGHCSNGMKLAVTAADAGGPSPTTPALAPTGDGAPPSTAPASLGGVAPTAMPSFDSTPKDTDSSLLNSPTTSKVPVEASSATGVSAFTAVVSTWAAAAAALFVAF encoded by the exons ATGGCCTACTCCTTCAAAGCTGCATTTTTTGTCTTAGCCGCCATTGCCATTTCTATGGCTATCCCAAGCTTTGCTGCTGTTTACACTGTCGGAGACACCGCCGGTTGGTCCACTGGTGTCGATTACAACTCCTGGACTTCCGGAAAGACCTTCGTCGTAGGCGACATACTGA TGTTCAATTATGGAGGTGGGCACACAGTGGATGAAGTGAGTGGAAGTGACTATAATTCTTGTACGGCCGGAAATTCCATTAGTAGTGATAGCTCTGGCGCTACAGCCATAACTCTCAAGAAGCCTGGGACTCATTACTTCATATGTGGTGCATTAGGTCACTGTAGCAACGGCATGAAGCTCGCTGTCACGGCTGCCGACGCTGGAGGTCCCTCCCCTACAACCCCAGCTCTAGCTCCTACTGGAGATGGAGCTCCGCCATCCACAGCACCTGCTTCTCTTGGAGGCGTTGCTCCAACGGCAATGCCATCGTTTGATTCTACTCCCAAAGATACCGACTCCTCGTTGCTGAACTCTCCAACGACGTCCAAGGTGCCGGTGGAAGCATCTTCTGCGACTGGTGTCTCTGCGTTTACGGCGGTGGTTAGCACTTGGGCTGCCGCTGCAGCCGCCTTGTTTGTTGCGTTTTAG